A window of Micromonas commoda chromosome 13, complete sequence contains these coding sequences:
- a CDS encoding predicted protein — protein sequence MSQATAFAVHVADARALASRAAHRGRAAMIVHHPSSSGTARRSRLARRGPVTVRAFERADDDGPAIKIDLKLSDVRKCKKIGGGSFGDVFEGTYKGQPVILKERKENKGAQGLRFFQTEAAIGRRLKGAAGAADFIGVAGANAYLVYKDEGRVTLESILGKRDGLKDAMGAKDDAEAVRIFAKQLLSAVNTVHGAGVIHRDVKPDNILFAGSSGGGVFGGGKGKVKLIDLGAAADLRTGVNYSEDETVFDPVYGPPEKYLSGSFGGLLGGLGWAKDKPDLFDAFSCGMVILQVACPSLRKKGSMGGVKRDLNIYGYDAERWRSSLPERRQADFEILDANGGKGWKAVCGLLSQKKGRTSVKAAMGQW from the coding sequence ATGTCCCAAGCGACCGCCTTCGcggtccacgtcgccgacgcgcgcgcgctcgcctcccgcgccgcccaccgcggccgcgcggcgatgatcgtCCACCACCCATCGTCGTCCGGgaccgcgcgacgatcccgacttgcccgtcgcggtccggtcaccgtccgcgcgttcgaacgcgccgacgacgacggccccGCGATCAAGATCGACTTGAAGCTCAGCGACGTCAGAAAGTGCAAGAagatcggcggcggttccttcggcgacgtcttcgagGGGACGTACAAGGGCCAGCCCGTCATCTTGAAGGAGCGCAAGGAGAACAAGGGCGCGCAGGGCCTCCGCTTCTTCCAGACGGAGGCTGCGATAGGCAGGCGGCtcaagggcgccgcgggcgccgcggatttcatcggcgtcgcgggcgcgaacgcgtaCCTGGTGTACAAGGACGAAGGCCGAGTCACGCTCGAGTCGATCCTCGGCAAGCGGGACGGCTTAAAGGACGCCATGGGCGCCAAGGACGATGCCGAAGCCGTCAGAATCTTCGCCAAACAGCTCCTCAGCGCCGTCAACACCGtgcacggcgccggggtgatCCACAGGGACGTCAAGCCCGATAACATCCTCTTCGCGGgctcctcgggcggcggcgtgttcgGCGGCGGTAAGGGTAAGGTGAAGCtcatcgacctcggcgcggcggcagaTCTGCGCACGGGCGTCAACTACTCCGAGGACGAGACCGTGTTCGACCCGGTGTACGGACCCCCGGAGAAGTACCTCAGCGGCAGCTTCGGGGGTTTGCTCGGGGGTTTGGGCTGGGCGAAGGACAAGCCCGACCTGTTCGACGCGTTCTCGTGCGGGATGGTCATCCTTCAGGTGGCGTGCCCGAGTTTGCGAAAGAAGGGGAGCATGGGCGGCGTCAAGCGCGACCTCAACATCTACGggtacgacgccgagcggtggaggagctcgctGCCGGAGCGGAGGCAGGCGGACTTTGAGATTttggacgcgaacgggggTAAGGGGTGGAAGGCGGTGTGCGGGCTCCTGAGCCAGAAGAAGGGGCGCACATccgtcaaggcggcgatgggccaGTGGTGA
- a CDS encoding predicted protein — protein METSTDLDQCRTSPSAEEVTSSLPPADQSKSVTDAAWPRSVSTRSKPPLSRFGRMSSTSPVSRPSARVFSPPCPDHLATVTLDLRGVKMRSGCDGWSSVASAPVVACDDDATVDEDAVDRPDRVEASSPSPSNPETTLDIRRTGMAPASSSSSSSSESAPRRKAAATTDAGLIRLGSIGGGRLSAPPSFRGGAAEGEEVSDVVLLDDDSASRVASSAEPSPRLVVVGDDGTATMKPSSSATTNESDASDDADPNGSHNQEVLEEAGSDYEPTYEETVAYARWLGIKPHEDARMMRIAKDGLRAKLPPDWKPCRTGDGQVYYFNFTTGESDWDHPCDGIFRAKVEAERLRAAEAPSPSSASEAITDVPTPSSVSVAKRDGHDEEEEGEEVENALTGGGGVGERHGSTRSSGSFAHATPKPPSAGKSAPSPRVVGGSLRTSPDVVGPAAGAGVEPPRREGARRSAAAEAARGGAVETTVLLKLEDFSLVESFHRSGGGGESSRESGDLGGSDSRTRKPEVKPLNLAGIGGGGGGGGGMLLTAEAFGFSGTFDSTLDDSEMSEASDFLPRDGTKDDDPNVNGDVDGEKRPQQQQQQQHPGEKKTPPVSPRGTGKPPLSPGNFVKSPKARSMAAAATRAARGVQATGEDVGEAHDDAAVRGTRAVTRPSRVSPDDENVEPNIRGDGSVTKQARPKSILPSAADTDDADAGVRVPGALDDPDLRARIDALREEFVAARSELERLSDRAEQTDRFVAAAVETAMARTSRVETERANALDAKVETTLSSMAERAERAAAAAERAEKAVDRALERFFAGRAAEIAESTAALPAAPTPTAAALPAPPRSLAGDAGESPPTPAARREWKPAKLPPPPPPLPAYASSAEVDGTAGATRPRFDEARARRLIEMMEESPEMENPTFVASIRAVIDALARVVMAAQKKESVSVAARQPTLAAATAAVSALVAANPALAGDLFGSEYSGLVGGFTIGIVGGTGAVAALLLPFICGTLNPVQMAVNLGLAEGEVSNERKFKNNGEPMEHGTKFGHKWYKTDAYCNGKYIDFAGTSKTQAAMEKGKL, from the exons ATGGAAACGTCCACCGACTTGGACCAGTGTcggacgtcaccgtcggcggaggaggtgacCAGCTCGTTGCCGCCCGCGGACCAGTCCAAGTcggtgacggacgcggcgtggcCTCGGAGCGTGTCGACCAGGTCCAAGCCTCCGCTCTCTCGGTTCGGCCGCATGAGCTCCACCTCTCCCGTGTCGCGGCCCAGCGCCAGGGttttctcgccgccgtgtcccGACCACCTCGCCACGGTGACCCTcgacctgcgcggcgtgAAGATGAGGTCCGGGTGCGACGGGTGGAGCTCcgtggcgagcgccccggtcgtcgcgtgcgacgacgacgccaccgtggACGAGGATGCGGTCGACCGCCCGGATCGGgtcgaggcgtcgtcgccgtcgccgtcgaacccgGAGACGACGCTGGATATCCGGCGAACCGggatggcgcccgcgtcgtcgtcctcctcctcctcgtcggagtccgcgccgcggcggaaggcggcggcgaccaccgaCGCGGGGCTCATCAGGTTGGGATCCatcggcggaggacgcctcTCGGCTCCGCCATCTttccgcgggggcgccgc cgagggcgaggaggtgagcgatgtcgtcctcctcgacgacgactccgcgtcgcgcgtcgcgtcctccgcggagccgtccccgcgcctcgtcgtcgttggcgacgacggcaccgcgacgatgaagccgtcctcctcggcgacgacgaacgagtccgacgcgagcgacgacgcggacccgAACGGCTCCCACAACCAGGAGGTGCTCGAAGAGGCCGGGTCCGACTACGAGCCCACGTACGAGGAGACGGTGGCGTACGCCAGGTGGCTGGGCATCAAACCccacgaggacgcgcggatGATGCGGATCGCCAAAGATGGGCTGCGCGCCAAGCTCCCGCCCGATTGGAAGCCGTGCCGCACGGGCGACGGGCAGGTGTACTACTTCAACTTCACCACCGGCGAGAGCGACTGGGACCACCCGTGCGACGGGATATTCCGCGCcaaggtggaggcggagaggcttcgcgcggcggaggcgccgtcgccgtcctcagCGTCCGAAGCCATCACGGACGTCCCGACCCCGTCGTCAGTGTCAGTCGCCAAACGAGACGGccacgacgaggaagaggaagGAGAGGAAGTAGAGAACGCGTTgacaggcggcggcggcgtcggcgaacggCACGGCAGCACCAGGAGCAGCGGCTCCTTCGCGCACGCCACCCCAAAGCCCCCGAGCGCGGGCAagtcggctccgtcgcctcgcgtcgtcggcggatcCCTCCGGACGTCTCCGGATGTcgtcggacccgccgccggagccggagtcgagccgccgaggcgtgagggcgcgaggcgctccgccgccgctgaggctgcgcgggggggcgcggTCGAGACGACGGTGCTCCTCAAGCTGGAGGATTTCTCCCTCGTCGAGAGCTTCCaccgaagcggcggcgggggcgagtcCTCGAGGGAATCGGGCGACTTGGGCGGTTCGGACTCGAGGACGCGTAAGCCGGAGGTGAAGCCGCTTAACCTCgccggcatcggcggcggcggcgggggcggcggtggtatGCTCCTTACGGCGGAGGCGTTTGGTTTCTCGGGCACCTTCGACAGCACCTTGGACGACAGCGAGATGTCGGAAGCGTCCGACTTTCTCCCCCGCGACGGTACCAAAgacgacgacccgaacgttaacggcgacgtcgacggcgagaagaggccacagcagcagcagcagcagcagcatcCCGGGGAGAAaaagacgccgccggtgtcgcCGCGTGGTACCGGTAAGCCCCCGCTCTCGCCCGGGAACTTCGTCAAGTCGCCCAAGGCGaggtcgatggcggcggcggcgacgcgagccgcgaggggcgttcaagcgacgggcgaggacgtgggGGAGGcacacgacgacgcggcggtgcggggcacgcgcgcggtgacgcgtccatcgcgcgtctcccccgacgacgaaaaCGTCGAGCCGAacatccgcggcgacggctccgtGACGAAGCAAGCCCGGCCCAAGTCCATCCtcccatccgccgccgacaccgacgacgccgacgccggcgtccgggtcccgggcgcgctcgacgaccccgaccttcgcgcgcgcatcgacgcgctcagggaggagttcgtcgccgcgaggtccgaaCTCGAGCGCCTGTCGGATCGCGCCGAACAAACCGATCgattcgtcgcggcggcggtggagacggcgatggcgcgaacgtcgcgggtCGAGACCGAACGCGCGAACGCGTTGGACGCCAAGGTGGAGACGACGCTTTCGTCGATGGCGGAGAGggcggagagggcggcggcggcggctgagagGGCTGAGAAGGCGGTGGATCGAGCGCTCGAGAGATTCTTcgcggggcgagcggcggagatcgcggagtcgacggcggcgctccccgcggcgccgacgccgaccgcggcggcgttacCGGCGCCCCCCCGGagcctcgccggcgacgcgggcgagtccccgccgacgcccgcggcgaggcgcgagtgGAAGCCGGCGAAgctcccaccgccgccgcctcctcttcCCGCGTACGCTTCTTCGGCGGAGGTCGATgggacggcgggcgcgacgcggccgaggttcgacgaggcgagggcgcggcggctcatCGAGATGATGGAGGAGTCGCCGGAGATGGAGAACCCGACGTTCGTGGCGTCCATCCGCGCGGTGATCGACGCGCTG GCCCGCGTCGTCATGGCCGCCCAGAAGAAG GagtccgtctccgtcgccgcgcgccagcccaccctcgcggccgccaccgccgccgtctccgccctcgtcgccgccaaccccgcgctcgccggcgacctCTTCGGCTCTGAGTACTcgggcctcgtcggcggcttcacgatcggcatcgtcggcggcaccggcgccgtcgccgcgctcctcctcccgttCATCTGCGGCACCCTCAACCCGGTCCAGATGGCGGTTAACCTCGGCctggcggagggcgaggtgTCCAACGAGCGCAAGTTCAAGAACAACGGCGAGCCCATGGAGCACGGCACCAAGTTTGGACACAAGTGGTACAAGACTGACGCGTACTGCAACGGCAAGTACATCGACTTCGCGGGCACCTCCAAGACCCAAGCGGCGATGGAGAAGGGCAAGCTCTGA
- a CDS encoding predicted protein codes for MMALRMTPAIGARAVVAGAKVRAARGGAPARPSAVRGRAASVSVRAAVDPTVAYAVAQQDLFFAAVVAGECAYQQGNLPADFKGRPEFKDIALPCGILVASFLAIQTDNGVVTPGGLILGAAGCVLAGKMYLDRFDAIDDDGMDWPGPRVFPGTGILFALFALLANVEALPRIMGGV; via the coding sequence atgATGGCCCTCAGGATGACCccggcgatcggcgcgcgcgccgtcgtcgccggcgccaaggtgcgcgcggcgcgcggcggcgcccccgcgcgcccctccgccgtccgcggccgcgccgcctcggtttccgtgcgcgcggcggtcgatcCCACCGTCGCCtacgcggtggcgcagcaGGAtctcttcttcgccgcggtggtcgcggGCGAGTGCGCGTATCAGCAGGGTAACCTTCCCGCGGACTTCAAGGGCAGGCCGGAGTTCAAGGACATCGCGCTGCCGTGCGgcatcctcgtcgcgtccttcCTCGCGATCCAGACGGACAACGGCGTGGTCACCCCGGGCGGGCTCATCTTGGGAGCCGCGGGGTGCGTGCTGGCGGGGAAGATGTACCTCGATCGATttgacgcgatcgacgacgacgggatgGACTGGCCGGGGCCGAGGGTGTTCCCGGGGACCGGGATCCTTttcgcgctcttcgccctcctcgccaacGTCGAGGCCCTGCCTAGGATCATGGGGGGAGTCTGA
- a CDS encoding predicted protein, which translates to MNPPIDPPGGEIEEAPLPHSSSSGADVESGPGAPPKVPPPAKAWTMIIGAFVVLMFMLASVRTTTAMRQRVRDSTLEQIPNADGSAEKVPVFGPEIPRIRSKGTLCIKHPHHLPIAAEVPPPEPEPQEVNAVAWRKFADALADEAAIDGSKIVLLGDSITEAWRGTQLDIRQKQYDRAGDIIRKTLGDMDPRILAIAGDQTKHLMWRLEHGGFPSEKSPPDYVTLMIGTNDVGAAVRTKNGGWQNGMCVSDDNVGDSLDAVDPTVAGVKAIVEKIRKLAPKARLVVLGLTPRGEKHGKGWSERRSYLQPSLFTAAIDEINRRVEEYVASVEEVNRRRPTKGLFGKRRGVTVFQPCAEGFLKNDGGEIRKDLMRDALHPSGRGLDVLMRCITDGMDKANVEHDRLVAAGEEDAGEDAEQP; encoded by the coding sequence atgaaccCCCCGATCGacccgcccggcggcgagatcgaggaggcgcccCTCCCTCACTCGTCGTCATCTGGGGCGGACGTCGAGTCGGGCCCCGGCGCTCCGCCGAAGGTTCCGCCCCCCGCGAAGGCGTGGACCATGATCatcggcgcgttcgtggtGCTCATGTTCATGCTCGCCTCCGTGCGCACCACCACCGCCATGCGCCAGCGCGTGCGGGACTCCACGCTCGAGCAAATTCCCAACGCGGACGGCAGCGCTGAGAAGGTGCCCGTCTTTGGCCCCGAGATTCCCCGCATACGCAGCAAGGGAACGCTGTGCATCAAGCACCCGCACCACCttcccatcgccgcggaggttccCCCGCCCGAACCCGAGCCCCAGGAGGTCAACGCCGTCGCCTGGCGCaagttcgccgacgccctcgccgacgaagccgccatCGACGGATCCAAGAttgtcctcctcggcgattCCATCACCGAGGCGTGGCGAGGCACGCAGCTGGACATCCGCCAGAAGCAGTACGACCGAGCGGGCGACATCATCCGCAAGACGCTCGGGGACATGGACCCGAGAatcctcgccatcgcgggcgaccAGACCAAGCACCTGATGTGGCGGCTGGAACACGGCGGGTTCCCTTCGGAAAAGTCACCGCCAGACTACGTGACGCTGATGATCGGGACCAACgacgtgggcgcggcggtgcgcacCAAGAACGGGGGATGGCAGAACGGCATGTGCGTGTCCGACGATAACGTCGGGgactcgctcgacgccgtggacccGACCGTGGCGGGCGTCAAGGCGATCGTCGAGAAGATTCGCAAGCTGGCGCCCAAGGCGAGGTTGGTGGTGCTGGGTCTGACGCCCCGCGGGGAGAAGCACGGGAAGGGCTGGAGCGAGCGGCGGAGCTACCTGCAGCCGTCGctgttcaccgcggcgatcgacgagaTCAACCGCCGGGTGGAGGAGTACGTGGCGTCCGTGGAGGAGGTGAacaggcggcggccgacgaAGGGTCTGTTTGGCAAGCGACGGGGCGTGACGGTTTTCCAGCCGTGCGCTGAGGGGTTCCTGAAgaacgacgggggcgagatCCGAAAGGATCTcatgcgcgacgcgctgcatCCGTCGGGCCGCGGGCTGGACGTGCTGATGCGGTGCATCACGGACGGCATGGACAAGGCGAACGTGGAGCACGATCGTCTCGtggccgccggggaggaaGACGCGGGAGAAGACGCGGAGCAGCCGTGA
- a CDS encoding predicted protein, with amino-acid sequence MAAPPPPPQWQPQQEGVQQILQLLTEYRMPGVDQQQMYQRLQQCAKIPDFNNYLAFILTQGEGTQDEIRQTAGLLLKNNLKTGWQSTEPAHQAYIQRALLPALGHPNRFLRHTVGTALSMITRAVGPRGWPGLYTTLAQILEQPPDANHVDGALDCVYKACEELNGRLDEQVQGMPEGSAAGLLISRLLPLMANPDVGIRRTALGSVNLMVPSWPNTHAAAMDTYLQGLFQLANDGDNGVRKHVCSGIVSLLYRAPEKLVPNIRDVITYMIEMTNFGDEDVALESCEFWAAFCEADLDRDTVEVLREFTPKLIPMLLTNMAYAEDDEEVLNAEDDEANAGRADRDQDIKPSFRGQKDKGSGLGEGAGGEQGRDGGDDDEYYDDDDDEAAQWNLRKSSANGLDVMSNLFGDDLLPMILPVVEQRLRDANWRLRESAILALGAVAEGCSGGLAQYVPQLIEFLVPSLDDARPMVRSIACWTLSRFSRWVVQMTFAPHPGDPAPPTAEQGKGFVNSILGGLLRRVVDHNKHVQAAACGALATFTQEIGEDVAPWLGPTVQALAQAIATYQRKNMRSVYDAVATLCESAGECVRTADVARALLPPLLQKWETGGDAQPDLYNLLECVTSVVMGVGLGAQEYAAPMFARALQLARHQLALREQAKANPDSDVPYEPDHVVAALDLLSGVADGLGAACEALIAANAPALREVIVASVSDPYSPGIRRSAFALVGDVAKSGAGSHVAPSLPQIFECAAANLQPKMVQAYNMSVCNNACWSAGEIALAFPPETVAPYVPALCGAFVQVLNMTMINRSLGENAAIALGRFAARCPEQLASGFGELCGPWCGALRRLRDGQEKEQAFAGLVRLVQLNPQGAVGDQMVSMMNAIASWQFVRDQTLHANLLQLMQG; translated from the exons ATGgccgctcctccgcctccgccgcaaTGGCAACCCCAGCAGGAGGGGGTTCAGCAGATCCTCCAGCTGCTGACCGAGTACCGCAtgcccggcgtcgaccaGCAGCAG ATGTACCAGCGCCTGCAGCAGTGCGCGAAGATCCCGGACTTTAACAACTACCTGGCGTTCATCCTGACCCAGGGCGAGGGCACGCAGGACGAGATCCGGCAGACCGCGGGCCTCCTGCTGAAGAACAACCTCAAGACGGGCTGGCAGAGCACCGAGCCCGCGCACCAGGCGTACatccagcgcgcgctcctcccggcCCTCGGGCACCCCAACAGGTTCCTCAGGCACACCGTCGGGACCGCGCTGTCCATgatcacgcgcgcggtgggacCCCGGGGATGGCCCGGATTGTACACGACGCTGGCGCAGATCCTCGAGCAACCCCCGGACGCTAaccacgtcgacggcgccctcgactGCGTCTACAAGGCGTGCGAGGAGCTCAACGGCAGGCTCGACGAGCAGGTCCAGGGCATGCCGGaggggtccgccgcgggtttgCTCATCTCCCGGCTGCTTCCGCTGATGGCCAACCCGGATGTCGGCATCCGCAGAACCGCGCTGGGTTCGGTCAACCTGATGGTCCCGTCGTGGCCCAACacccacgccgcggcgatggacacCTACCTGCAGGGCCTGTTCCAGCTCGCCAACGACGGCGATAACGGCGTTCGCAAGCACGTGTGCAGCGGCATCGTCTCCCTGCTGTACCGCGCCCCCGAGAAGCTTGTGCCGAACATCAGGGACGTCATCACGTACATGATCGAGATGACAAACtttggcgacgaggacgtcgcgctcgagtcgTGCGAGTTTTGGGCCGCATTCTGCGAGGCGGACCTGGACCGCGACACCGTGGAGGTGCTCCGCGAGTTCACCCCGAAGCTCATACCCATGCTCCTGACCAACATGGCGTACGCtgaagacgacgaggaggtgctcaacgccgaggacgacgaggccaacGCGGGGCGAGCCGACCGCGACCAGGATATCAAACCGTCGTTCAGGGGTCAGAAGGATAAGGGCAGCGGCCTGGGCGAgggtgccggcggcgagcagggccgcgacggcggcgacgacgacgagtactacgacgacgacgacgacgaggctgcgCAGTGGAACCTTCGCAAGAGCAGCGCCAACGGCTTGGACGTCATGTCCAACCTCTTCGGCGACGATCTCCTTCCGATGATCCTCCCCGTCGTGGAGCAGAGGCTGCGGGACGCCAACTGGCGCCTTCGCGAGtccgcgatcctcgccctcggcgccgtcgccgagggttGCAGCGGGGGTTTAGCGCAATACGTGCCGCAGCTCATCGAGTTTCTCGTGCcgagcctcgacgacgcgaggccgATGGTTCGTTCCATCGCGTGTTGGACCCTGAGCCGGTTCAGCCGGTGGGTGGTGCAGATGACGTTCGCGCCCCACCCCGGTGACCCGgccccgcccaccgcggagcAGGGCAAGGGGTTCGTGAACAGCATCCTCGGCGGGCTCTTGAGGCGGGTTGTGGACCACAACAAGCACGTGcaagccgcggcgtgcggAGCGCTGGCGACGTTTACGCAGGAGAttggcgaggacgtggcGCCGTGGCTGGGCCCCACGGTGCAGGCTTTGGCGCAGGCGATCGCCACGTACCAGCGCAAGAACATGCGAAGCGTCTACGACGCTGTGGCGACGCTGTGCGAGTCTGCTGGGGAGTGCGTGCGCacggcggacgtcgccagGGCGCTGCTTCCGCCGCTGCTGCAAAAGTGGGAAaccgggggcgacgcgcagcCGGATCTGTACAACCTCCTCGAGTGCGTCACGAGCGTCGTCATGGGCGTGGGATTGGGCGCGCAGGAGTACGCGGCGCCCATGTTCGCCAGGGCGCTTCAACTCGCCAGGCACCAGCTCGCGCTGAGGGAGCAGGCCAAGGCGAACCCCGACTCGGACGTTCCCTACGAACCAgaccacgtcgtcgccgcgctcgacctcctctccggcgtcgccgacggcttgggcgccgcgtgcgaggcgctcatcgccgccaacgccccAGCGCTGAGGGAGGtgatcgtcgcgagcgtgAGCGACCCGTACTCGCCGGGGATCCGACGCAGCGCCTTTGCGCTCGTGGGGGACGTGGCCAAATCGGGAGCCGGgtcgcacgtcgcgccgtcgctgccgCAGATTTtcgagtgcgccgccgcaAACCTCCAGCCGAAGATGGTCCAGGCGTACAACATGAGCGTGTGCAACAACGCGTGCTGGTCCGCTGGCGAGATTGCGCTCGCGTTTCCGCCGGAGACTGTGGCGCCGTACGTCCCGGCGCTCTGCGGCGCCTTTGTCCAGGTGCTCAACATGACGATGATCAACAGGTCGCTCGGGGAAaacgcggccatcgcgctcgggaggttcgccgcgaggtgccccgagcagctcgcgagCGGCTTTGGGGAGCTGTGCGGGCCGTGGTGCGGTGCGCTTCGCAGGCTGAGGGACGGTCAGGAGAAGGAGCAGGCGTTCGCGGGGTTGGTCCGGCTGGTGCAGCTGAACCCGCAGGGCGCGGTTGGGGACCAGATGGTGAGCATGATGAACGCGATTGCGTCGTGGCAGTTTGTGCGGGACCAGACGCTGCACGCGAATCTGCTGCAGCTGATGCAGGG
- a CDS encoding predicted protein — protein MRRVASGIAGSIARRARDLVSSDLRVGTSPGLATDARHSRSSPDVPPKHHRNHPRVAVPSKLTVEQLRSAPFESNALEPCGDDDAATMSRQIRKRRAYPVACAARCRHGFARAYLHAPLHVPAATVSGLDGFPGDESAPGPSPGTPNPDEPEPLKATSSRRGRSRGSRSKAKAALASPSGGAQAEHALGWLACPLLDREVDKLERRGGIDAMASVISLTPSLSAALERAHRSAVSVRQWMLPSQWTERVERNEPGFEQIRHVLFRTGLVGVSLDKGEGFVGGWRGNRVKCLHAQLGDALVRGENANPVGGLVLRRLVELGVETRGSAECWRECAASDDPRRDAS, from the coding sequence atgcgtcgcgtcgcttcggGGATCGCGGGATCCAtcgctcgacgcgcacgggACCTCGTCAGCTCGGATCTCCGAGTGGGCACCTCGCCAGGGTTAGCCACCGACGCCCGACACTCGAGGAGCTCCCCCGACGTGCCCCCGAAGCACCACAGGAaccacccgcgcgtcgccgtgccctCGAAACTCACCGTCGAGCAGCTGCGATCGGCGCCGTTCGAATCGAACGCGCTGGAAccgtgcggcgacgacgacgcggcgacgatgtcgcGACAGATTCGCAAGCGACGCGCGTACCCTGTGGCGTGCGCGGCCAGGTGCAGGCACGGCTTTGCCCGGGCGTACCTCCACGCGCCcctccacgtccccgccgcgaccgtgaGCGGTTTAGACGGCTTTCCCGGGGAcgagtcggcacccgggccgtccccggggacgccgaacccggacgagcccgagccccTGAAGGCGACGTCcagtcgtcgcggtcgatcgAGGGGATCGCGAtcgaaggccaaggctgcgctcgcgtcgccgagcggcggggcgcaGGCGGAACACGCGCTGGGCTGGCTCGCGTGCCCGCTCCTAGACCGCGAGGTGGACAAGCTGGAGCGAAGGGGGGGCATAGACGCGATGGCAAGTGTTATAAGTCTCACGCCGTCGCTGTCGGCGGCTTTGGAGCGGGCGCATCGATCGGCGGTGTCCGTTCGGCAGTGGATGCTGCCGTCTCAGTGGACCGAACGCGTGGAACGAAACGAACCCGGATTCGAGCAAATCAGGCACGTGCTGTTCCGCACCGGTCTCGTCGGCGTGTCGCTGGATAAAGGTGAAGGGTTCGTCGGCGGATGGCGTGGGAACAGGGTGAAGTGTCTTCACGcgcagctcggcgacgccctggtCAGGGGCGAAAACGCCAATCCcgtcggcgggctcgtcctGCGGCGGCTCGTGGAGCTCGGGGTGGAGACACGCGGTTCCGCGGAGTGCTGGCGGgagtgcgcggcgagcgacgacccGAGACGTGACGCCTCGTAG